The following coding sequences lie in one Polluticoccus soli genomic window:
- a CDS encoding hybrid sensor histidine kinase/response regulator, which translates to MSAENHKVKILIVDDDEDDFIITSEYIKHIPATEYVTDWCPKYADALQHMIKRDYDLYFVDYRLGAKSGVELLQEALDNNCEEPIILLTGKGNYEVDIKAMQLGAVDYLIKTELSIEKMERSIRYALGRAATLKALKANERKYRGIFEKSKDVVFLIDEKLNFKDVNAAILPLLGYTKEEVLQMNLGNLIDQAQHRKFLLQTLQGRREIDDWEVVFKTKKGERKSCILTATREEETSPVYIQGIIHDITNLKKIEKATLQAEKLAATGRLVRTLAHEVRNPLNNITLSVEQMQQEEKNDTMLVYLDIIHRNSRRISDLIGELLNTSRPTEIKLGVSTIQTVLDDVISSAIDRLTLKRIKLKVTYPDNGLQIFADKEKLKLALLNIVINAIEAMEEQKGTLTITLAQVQQQAVLKIADDGVGISEENITRLFEPYFTQKRNGMGLGLAFTLNILQAHKATVDVASKVGQGTTFTITFPMAESVDSEVMTKPGMVERTDSKGNGATQ; encoded by the coding sequence ATGAGTGCTGAAAACCATAAGGTAAAAATACTGATCGTAGATGACGATGAAGATGATTTTATCATCACCAGCGAGTATATAAAGCATATACCTGCTACGGAGTATGTTACCGATTGGTGTCCGAAGTATGCTGATGCACTTCAGCATATGATCAAACGCGACTATGATCTTTACTTTGTTGACTATAGGTTGGGTGCAAAGTCGGGTGTTGAACTTTTGCAGGAAGCTTTAGACAATAATTGTGAAGAACCGATCATTCTGCTCACCGGTAAGGGCAACTACGAAGTTGATATCAAGGCGATGCAGCTAGGTGCTGTTGACTACCTTATAAAAACTGAACTTAGCATCGAGAAAATGGAGCGTAGCATTCGCTACGCCCTGGGCCGTGCAGCCACACTGAAAGCACTGAAGGCAAACGAGCGCAAATATCGAGGCATCTTTGAAAAGTCGAAAGACGTTGTGTTTTTGATTGATGAGAAATTGAATTTTAAAGATGTAAATGCAGCAATACTTCCGTTGTTAGGCTATACAAAAGAGGAGGTATTGCAGATGAACCTGGGCAACCTGATAGACCAGGCGCAACACAGGAAATTCTTGCTGCAAACATTGCAAGGACGTAGAGAAATAGACGATTGGGAGGTTGTATTCAAAACAAAAAAAGGAGAGCGTAAATCGTGTATCCTGACCGCGACGAGGGAAGAAGAAACTTCGCCTGTCTACATACAAGGTATCATACACGATATCACCAACCTCAAAAAAATAGAAAAAGCTACGTTGCAGGCAGAAAAACTGGCGGCAACTGGCAGGCTTGTGCGCACGCTGGCTCACGAGGTGCGCAATCCGTTGAATAACATTACGCTGTCGGTGGAGCAGATGCAGCAGGAGGAGAAAAATGACACCATGCTGGTGTATCTCGATATCATTCACCGTAACAGCCGTCGCATAAGCGACCTGATAGGAGAATTGCTCAATACCTCAAGGCCTACCGAGATCAAACTGGGAGTATCTACTATACAAACGGTCCTCGATGATGTCATATCGTCGGCAATAGACAGGCTGACGCTCAAGCGAATCAAGCTTAAAGTGACGTATCCTGACAATGGTCTCCAGATATTTGCCGACAAAGAGAAACTGAAACTTGCTTTGCTCAATATTGTTATTAATGCTATTGAGGCGATGGAAGAACAGAAAGGCACACTGACCATTACATTGGCGCAGGTGCAACAGCAGGCGGTGTTGAAAATCGCTGATGATGGCGTCGGTATCAGCGAAGAGAATATCACACGATTGTTCGAACCTTATTTTACGCAGAAGCGTAACGGTATGGGCCTGGGTCTTGCATTTACACTCAATATTCTGCAGGCGCACAAGGCGACTGTGGATGTGGCATCCAAGGTAGGGCAGGGCACTACGTTCACAATCACGTTCCCGATGGCCGAAAGTGTTGATAGTGAGGTGATGACTAAGCCGGGGATGGTAGAACGCACAGATAGCAAAGGCAATGGCGCTACGCAATAG
- a CDS encoding ATP-binding protein, whose product MQRHPDTADMAIDHPVNFLEEVISAGPGITVVVDHEGNIVYSSRQFEVISGKSADVNTHHNFFDFLQSGEADRLRLQLQKVEKNVALQAQYGIYRFSADMAAWYIYASGVEICGVKYYRLFMLPESSKQKVPFLSFDSRELYLEQFSVLGFGTFEWPIGSEVVFWSDGVYDIYEMEQKPGGINYEYVKGFTHPEDTRRAHAAVQRALEEGGEFSIQTRILTPTQKVKTIHSLGRVIADESGKPVKLIGSIRDVTEQTNIEHELEKNIAELNRSNKELEEFAYVASHDLQEPLRKISTFCGRLAEKYSSVLTGDGEMYMSRILASADNMRNLINNLLEFSRVTRDTQPFEPINLSFVVRQVKSDLELLIEETGTTIDVNGDLPAVSGSLSQLKQLFTNIIGNAIKFRKADEKSRITVSAEPLDGTQKLSYSLPLANNYSKITIQDNGIGFSNEYAERIFQIFQRLNGKAEYPGSGIGLAICKKIVEHHHGIIYAESEEGKGAKFIIILPVVPQK is encoded by the coding sequence ATGCAAAGGCACCCCGACACCGCAGATATGGCAATAGATCATCCCGTCAATTTTTTAGAGGAGGTGATATCGGCCGGGCCTGGGATAACGGTGGTTGTTGATCACGAAGGAAATATTGTTTACAGTAGTCGACAGTTCGAAGTTATTTCCGGCAAAAGCGCTGATGTAAATACTCACCACAATTTTTTTGATTTTCTGCAATCCGGAGAAGCTGACCGACTGAGACTACAGTTGCAGAAGGTCGAAAAGAATGTTGCACTGCAGGCGCAGTATGGTATTTACAGGTTTAGTGCCGACATGGCGGCATGGTACATTTATGCTTCGGGTGTCGAAATATGCGGCGTTAAGTACTACCGACTATTTATGTTGCCCGAATCGTCGAAGCAAAAAGTGCCATTTCTATCTTTTGATTCGCGTGAGTTATACCTGGAGCAATTTAGCGTCCTTGGTTTCGGCACTTTCGAATGGCCTATCGGGTCAGAAGTTGTATTCTGGTCGGATGGGGTATACGATATCTACGAGATGGAGCAGAAACCTGGTGGGATTAATTATGAATACGTAAAAGGCTTTACGCACCCTGAAGATACCAGGCGGGCACACGCCGCGGTGCAACGTGCGCTCGAAGAGGGTGGAGAGTTCAGCATCCAGACGCGCATCCTAACTCCCACACAAAAGGTGAAGACTATTCACTCTTTGGGCAGGGTTATAGCAGACGAATCAGGCAAGCCTGTTAAGCTGATAGGAAGTATCAGGGACGTGACCGAGCAAACGAATATTGAGCACGAACTGGAGAAAAACATTGCAGAATTAAACCGATCTAATAAGGAGTTGGAAGAGTTTGCTTATGTCGCCAGTCACGATCTGCAGGAGCCTTTGCGCAAGATCAGCACTTTCTGCGGCAGACTTGCAGAAAAATACAGCAGTGTACTTACCGGAGATGGCGAAATGTATATGTCGCGTATTCTGGCTTCGGCCGATAATATGCGCAATCTCATAAACAACCTTCTTGAGTTTTCACGGGTTACAAGAGATACACAGCCTTTTGAGCCTATTAACCTCAGTTTTGTCGTACGGCAAGTCAAGTCTGATCTTGAACTGTTGATAGAAGAAACTGGAACGACTATCGATGTAAATGGAGATCTGCCTGCGGTATCTGGCTCTTTAAGCCAGTTAAAGCAGCTGTTCACTAATATCATCGGCAATGCAATAAAATTCCGCAAGGCTGATGAGAAATCCAGGATCACTGTTTCTGCCGAGCCGCTGGATGGCACACAAAAGCTGAGTTATTCATTACCGCTTGCTAATAACTACAGCAAGATCACCATCCAGGATAATGGAATAGGCTTCAGTAATGAATATGCGGAGCGGATATTCCAGATCTTTCAACGATTGAATGGTAAGGCAGAATATCCGGGTTCGGGCATTGGCCTGGCCATTTGTAAAAAAATAGTGGAACACCACCACGGGATTATATACGCAGAGAGCGAGGAAGGCAAAGGGGCTAAGTTTATTATTATATTGCCTGTCGTTCCTCAGAAATAA